CGTTCCGCCGGCGTTTCGATCGAGCCGAACATCATCGTGGCCGTGGTCGGCATGCCGAGCAGCTGCGCTTCGCGCATGACGCCGAGCCACTCGTGCGGCTTGACCTTGCGTGCCGAGATGCGCTTGCGAACCCGTTCGACGAGGATCTCGGCGCCCGCACCCGGCAGCGATTTCATGCCGGCATCTTTGAGCCGCGCGAGCACGTCGCGCGTCGAGATGCCCTCGACGTGCGCCAGCCCAACGATCTCCGAGACCGAGAGCGAGTGGATGTCGGCCTGGGGGTACTCGCGACGCACGCGATCGAAAAGCTCTTCGAACCAGGAGATGCCGAGTTCGGGATTCACGCCGCCCTGAATCATGATCTGCGTCGCACCTTGGTCGACCGCGTACTTGACGCGTTCCAGCACCTTGTCGTGCGACATCGTGTAGCCTTCTTTGTGCTGCTCGGGCCGAAAGAAGGCGCAGAAGGTGCAGTGCACGTTGCAGACGTTCGTGTAGTTGATCGTTGTATCGACGACGTAGGTGACGATCTCGGGCGAATACATCGCTACGCGCCGCGCGTGCGCGGCCGCGCCCAGCTCGTGCAGATCGGCCTCCGCGTAGAGGCGCACGCCTTCGTCGAACGAAAGCCGGCCGCCCGAGGCGGCGCGCTCGAGTAGGCTAGCGAGTCCCGGCACCGGCGACCTCCTCGAAACGTTCCGGGATCGACCCAATCGCGCCGATCTCGAACAGCTCGCGGCAGTACGCGCGCAGGCCGTTCTGCGCCGCGGCGTGGAGCATGAAGTTCAGCTTGGCATAGTAGTGCTCGTAAAATCCGGCCGGCCGGGCGATCGCGTTCTGCGCCAGCGCCACGACGTCGGCCAAGTGCGCGCGCGACCAAGTATACGAATCGGTGAGCGCGTGCATGCAATCGGCGATGGCCGCGGGGTCGCGCTCGAAGGCGTCGCGGCGTGCCGCCCAGACGGCAAAGACCGTCTGCTGCCCGGTCCACTCGTGCCACAGGCGCCCGAGATCGTAGACCTGCTCCGCGGGAAACCGCTCGATCGCGTCGATCGCGTTGTCGCCGATCAGCAGCGTGGGGTCGCCGCCGCGCGCGCGTTGCAGCGGATCGGGTTCCGGAAAATACCGCGGAGTCAAACCGAAGCGCCGCTCGAGCAGGACGCGCAGCAGATTGCGCCCGCTGGCCGACTCCTCGGAGACGTAGACCGGGCCGCCGTCGATCGCGGAAGGCGGAATCGGCGAGACGAGTACGACCGAGACGACCTCGTCGCGCGCGCCGATGCACAGATCGGGCAAGAGCACGAGTTGCTGCCAGTTCGCGGCCCACGTAAACGCGCTGATCGGGCTCAGATCGAGATCGCCCTGGAGCAGCATCGCGTTCAATCGGGCGGGTACATCGGCGTGCAGCGTTCCAGGATAGGCGATAACGCCGGCATCGAACGCCGCGTAGATCGGCAGATCGTTGGTGTATTTGATCCTGCCGCAGCGAAGGGTCATCGCGTCCTTCGACAAGCTCAGGATGATACCGTCACTACGGCCTCGCGTCCCGCCATCGGCGAGGCGGGGGGCGTCCAGTCCCAAGCAAACTCA
The nucleotide sequence above comes from Candidatus Cybelea sp.. Encoded proteins:
- the mqnC gene encoding cyclic dehypoxanthinyl futalosine synthase codes for the protein MPGLASLLERAASGGRLSFDEGVRLYAEADLHELGAAAHARRVAMYSPEIVTYVVDTTINYTNVCNVHCTFCAFFRPEQHKEGYTMSHDKVLERVKYAVDQGATQIMIQGGVNPELGISWFEELFDRVRREYPQADIHSLSVSEIVGLAHVEGISTRDVLARLKDAGMKSLPGAGAEILVERVRKRISARKVKPHEWLGVMREAQLLGMPTTATMMFGSIETPAERIEHLHVLRELQDETGGFTAFIPWYYVPFKTPLRGKESTGLEYLRVLAVSRLYLDNFPHLQASWLTPGLKMGQLALFYGCDDMGGTIIEEQVVHDAGSTNEATRRDIENVIIGAGFRPVVRDTYWNLRNDLALATAS
- a CDS encoding menaquinone biosynthesis protein — translated: MTLRCGRIKYTNDLPIYAAFDAGVIAYPGTLHADVPARLNAMLLQGDLDLSPISAFTWAANWQQLVLLPDLCIGARDEVVSVVLVSPIPPSAIDGGPVYVSEESASGRNLLRVLLERRFGLTPRYFPEPDPLQRARGGDPTLLIGDNAIDAIERFPAEQVYDLGRLWHEWTGQQTVFAVWAARRDAFERDPAAIADCMHALTDSYTWSRAHLADVVALAQNAIARPAGFYEHYYAKLNFMLHAAAQNGLRAYCRELFEIGAIGSIPERFEEVAGAGTR